GGCCGGGGACGCCAAAACAGGCAACAGCCTTTCGGAACGGCCCACCGTGGCCTTCGCCCATCTGGGCTGCGAGAAAAATCGCGTGGATACAGAGCACATGCTCGGACTTCTCGCTGAGGCCGGCTATGGGGTGAGCAGCGATGAAAACGACGCCAACCTGGTGGTGGTGAATACCTGCAGCTTCATTCAAGACGCCCGCGAAGAATCCGTACGGACCCTTGTGGGACTTGCAGAGCAAGGCAAGAAGCTGATCATTGCCGGATGCTTGGCCCAGCATTTTCAGGACGAGCTTCTGGAGTCGATACCAGAGGCAAAAGCGATCGTGGGCACCGGTGACTATCAGCACATTGTGGAGGTGCTGCAGCAGGTAGAAGCCGGTGAGCGGGTGAACCGCGTCAGTGAGACGCCAACGTTTGTGGCCGACGAAAACCTGCCTCGTTACCGCACCACTGGTGAAGCCGTTGCCTACTTGAAAGTTGCTGAGGGCTGCGACTACCGCTGCGCGTTTTGCATCATTCCCCATCTGCGCGGAAATCAACGCTCAAGAACGATCGAATCAATCGTGGCTGAAGCCCATCAGCTGGCAGCACAAGGGGTTCAAGAATTGATCCTGATCAGTCAGATCACCACCAATTACGGATTGGACCTCTACGGCAAACCCCGCCTTGCCGACCTTCTCAAGGCACTCGGCGACGTGGAGATCCCCTGGATTCGCGTGCACTACGCCTATCCCACGGGCCTCACGCCTGAGGTTCTTGCGGCCTATCGCGATGTTCCCAATGTGCTGCCCTATCTGGATTTACCGCTTCAGCACAGCCATCCTGAGGTGTTGAGAGCGATGAATCGCCCTTGGCAAGCCGATGTCAATGAACGATTGCTGGATCAGATTCGTGAACAACTGCCTGAGGCCATTCTTCGCACCACATTGATTGTGGGATTTCCCGGCGAAACAGAGGAACAATTCGAACATTTGGCCGGATTTTTAGAACGTCAACGCTTTGATCACGTTGGCATCTTCACCTTCTCGCCAGAAGACGGCACGGCGGCTGCAACCCTCCCAAATTCAGTCCCTGAGGAGATTGCCATCGCGCGCAAGGACAAGTTGATGACCTTGCAACAGCCCATTTCCGCTGCTCGCAATGCCTCTTGGATTGGCAAAACCGTGGATGTTTTAGTGGAGCAACACAATCCCTCCACCGGGGAAATGATTGGCCGATGTTCCCGATTCGCGCCGGAAGTGGACGGAGAAGTGCTGGTGCAGCCAGGGGATAACGGACTGCAAGTCCATCCCGGAACCATGGTGCCGGTTCAGATCACAGGCGCAGACATCTATGACCTCACAGGCCGAGTGGTCGGTGCTGCTCACATGGTCGCCGCAGCTCGCGGTGCGACGTGAACAGAAGCCCCAGCTGGCATGAACGGCAACGCACCATTTTTCTCATTGCCTCAGGGTTAAGCACAGCTGGTTCTTTCGCAGGTCTCACCGCCAAAGGTTGGATCTTGATGAGCGGCACCGACAACGCCATGTTGCTCGCCCTGCATTTTGCAGCTCTCTCACTCCCGACCCTGATCGTGAGTGGAGCCGCGGGTGTTCGCACCGATCGAATCGGCTGCGAGCAGGTGCTCATTCAGGCGCAGTGGGCGCTCCTCGGAGCAGGGCTCCTTGGGGCCCTATCGATTCCTCTTTTGGAGGGAACAGCCCAGGTTGCTGTGCTGCTCGCCAGCACCCTGCTCATGGGGATTGCCAGTGCCTACGAACTCACTGCCCGCAACAAATACTGCGCCTTGCTGGTGGATGACCCACGCACATTGGCGCCGTACCTCACCAGTTTTTCGGTGGTTTTCAATGTTGGGAAATTAGTCGGACCTCCGATCGGGGGGTGGCTTGTGGCTTTGACGGGACCAGCCACAGCCCTCAGCCTCGATGCCCTCACCTATTTATTACCCATTGCCAGCGTGATCTGGCTGCTGAAGCCAAACCGATCGATTGAACAACTCAGCAGCACGACAAGCTCCACCACTTTGAAGGCTGCCTGGAAAGAATGCGGACCCGTTTTACGGCACGTGCTCAAGTTCACAGGCTTGATCTGCATCGTGGGGTTCTTTCACCCAGGCCTGGCACCCCTGATTGCCGCCGACACCCTCGGTCCAAGCCCTCAAGACCTCGGTTTATTCACAAGTGTGCTGGCCGCAGGAAGCATCACCGGTGGGATTGTCTTGCAACGCAACAGCCACAAATTCAGCAGCCGTCCCGGCCTCACGCTCGGTTGTTTCGGCTTGATTACAGCGATCGCTCAACTTGGAATGGCCAGCAGCAAATTTGTTCCCATCGTGCTGTTGATGGTTTGGCTGATTGGCGCTGGAACCGCTGGACTTCTCAGTAGCGCCAATTTGATCACCCAGGTTGGCTCAAAGCAGGTGCTCAGAGGACGGATGGCCGGATTAAGCCAAATCGCTTTTCTGGG
This portion of the Synechococcus sp. ROS8604 genome encodes:
- a CDS encoding MFS transporter, translated to MNRSPSWHERQRTIFLIASGLSTAGSFAGLTAKGWILMSGTDNAMLLALHFAALSLPTLIVSGAAGVRTDRIGCEQVLIQAQWALLGAGLLGALSIPLLEGTAQVAVLLASTLLMGIASAYELTARNKYCALLVDDPRTLAPYLTSFSVVFNVGKLVGPPIGGWLVALTGPATALSLDALTYLLPIASVIWLLKPNRSIEQLSSTTSSTTLKAAWKECGPVLRHVLKFTGLICIVGFFHPGLAPLIAADTLGPSPQDLGLFTSVLAAGSITGGIVLQRNSHKFSSRPGLTLGCFGLITAIAQLGMASSKFVPIVLLMVWLIGAGTAGLLSSANLITQVGSKQVLRGRMAGLSQIAFLGGGGLSGLIAAQLTISLGLQTTFAIAGGIGLILSLGEIWRRGGMPMNEIKSA
- the rimO gene encoding 30S ribosomal protein S12 methylthiotransferase RimO, with amino-acid sequence MAGDAKTGNSLSERPTVAFAHLGCEKNRVDTEHMLGLLAEAGYGVSSDENDANLVVVNTCSFIQDAREESVRTLVGLAEQGKKLIIAGCLAQHFQDELLESIPEAKAIVGTGDYQHIVEVLQQVEAGERVNRVSETPTFVADENLPRYRTTGEAVAYLKVAEGCDYRCAFCIIPHLRGNQRSRTIESIVAEAHQLAAQGVQELILISQITTNYGLDLYGKPRLADLLKALGDVEIPWIRVHYAYPTGLTPEVLAAYRDVPNVLPYLDLPLQHSHPEVLRAMNRPWQADVNERLLDQIREQLPEAILRTTLIVGFPGETEEQFEHLAGFLERQRFDHVGIFTFSPEDGTAAATLPNSVPEEIAIARKDKLMTLQQPISAARNASWIGKTVDVLVEQHNPSTGEMIGRCSRFAPEVDGEVLVQPGDNGLQVHPGTMVPVQITGADIYDLTGRVVGAAHMVAAARGAT